ACCAGCCGAAGTCCTCAACGAGGTACTCTCAACGCCGCCAAAAACAACAGGCGTTGCGACGACCGCGTGAATCCGCCGCCCGATAGCGTGTCTGGCTGCCCCGCAGAACGGGAGAGCAGCCGGACGGCGTCGGCGAGCGCCTGCTCCTCGTGCTCGAACGCGAGCGGCGGGTGGTCGGAGATCGGCAACCAGGCGACCTCCGAGGCCTCGGCGTCCACGAGCCGCGGTTCGGCATCCTCCGGCGCGGTGGCCGCGTAGTAGAGGTTGAGGATGGAGATGACGTCGCCCTGGAACGGGTAGACGTCGAGGTAGATCCCGGCGAGGCCGACGATCTGGACGTCGATCCCGGTCTCCTCCCGGATCTCCCGCACGGCCGCCTCCTCGGGGTGCTCCCCCGAGTCGCAGAACCCGCCGGGGATGTCCCAGTAGCCGCGCCACGGCTCGCGGGCACGCTTGATCGCCAGGAAGGAGCCGTCGCGGACGAGGACGGTGCCCACCGCGGGGCTGGCGTTGACGTACAGCTCCCGCCCGCAGCCCGCGCAGCGGGTCGGCGGGGCCGCGCTCAACGGCGCAGCGCAGTACGGGCAGTGCTGCCAGGCGCAGTGGATCGCTTGCACAGCGCTACTTGGACTTCGCGGCTGCGGGCTCGTCGGTGGACAGCGCGGCGATGAAGGCCTCCTGCGGCACCTCGACGCGGCCGACCATCTTCATCCGCTTCTTGCCTTCCTTCTGCTTCTCCAGCAGCTTGCGCTTGCGGCTGATGTCACCGCCGTAGCACTTGGCGAGCACGTCCTTGCGGATCGCGCGGATCGTCTCGCGCGCGATCACCCGCGAGCCGACGGCCGCCTGGATCGGCACCTCGTACTGCTGGCGCGGGATGAGCTCGCGCAGCTTGCCGGTCATCATGACGCCGTACGAGTACGCCTTGTCCTTGTGCACGATGGCCGAGAAGGCGTCGACCTGCTCGCCCTGCAGCAGGATGTCGACCTTGACCAGGTCGGCCACCTGGTCGCCGGCCTCCTCGTAGTCCAGCGACGCGTAGCCGCGGGTGCGCGACTTCAGCGCGTCGAAGAAGTCGAAGATGATCTCGCCGAGCGGCAGCAGGTAGCGCAGCTCCACGCGGGTCTCGGAGAGGTAGTCCATGCCCTGCATCTGCCCCCGCCGCGCCTGGCACAGCTCCATGATGGCGCCGGTGTAGTCGGTCGGCGCGATGATCGTGCACTTGACCATCGGCTCGCGGATCTCCGCGACCTTCCCGACCGGCCAGTCGCTGGGGTTGGTCACGACCATCTCGCTGCCGTCGTCGAGCGTCACGTCGTAGATGACGTTGGGCGCGGTGGAGATGAGCGAGAGGTTGAACTCGCGCTCGAGCCGCTCGCGGACGATCTCCAGGTGCAGCAGCCCGAGGAACCCGCAGCGGAAGCCGAAGCCGAGGGCGGTGGACGTCTCGGGCTCGTAGGTCAGCGCCGCGTCGTTGAGCCGGAGCTTGTCCAGCGCGTCGCGCAGCAGCGGGTAGTCCGAGCCGTCGATCGGGTAGAGGCCCGAGTACACCATGGGCTTCGGGTCGCGGTACCCGCCGATCGCCTCGGTGGCGGGCTTGGCGCTCAGCGTCACGGTGTCGCCGACGCGCGACTGCCGCACGTCCTTCACGCCGGTGATCAGGTAGCCGACCTCGCCGACGCCGAGGGTCTTGACCGGGGTGGGCTCCGGCGAGATGACGCCCAGCTCGAGCAGCTCGTGGGTGGCGCCGGTGGACATCATCTTGATCCGCTCGCGCGCGGAGATCCGGCCGTCGACGACGCGGACGTAGGTGATGACGCCGCGGTAGATGTCGTACACCGAGTCGAAGATCATCGCGCGGGCCGGCGCGTCGGGATCGCCGACGGGTGCCGGGATCTCCTCGACGATGCGATCGAGCAGCTCGGGCACGCCCACACCGGTCTTGCCGGACACCCGCAGGATCGAGTCGGGGTCGCAGCCGATGATGCCGGCGATCTCGGCGGCATACCGTTCGGGCTGCGCGGCGGGCAGGTCGATCTTGTTCAGCACCGGGATGATGGTGAGGTCGTTCTCCATCGCGAGGTACAGGTTGGCGAGCGTCTGCGCCTCGATGCCCTGGGCGGCGTCGACCAGCAGCACGGCGCCTTCGCAGGCGGCGAGCGAGCGCGAGACCTCGTACGTGAAGTCCACGTGACCGGGCGTGTCGATCATGTGCAGCGTGTAGCCGCGCCGGTCGGCGCCGGGCCACGGCAGCCGGACGTTCTGCGCCTTGATGGTGATGCCGCGCTCGCGCTCGATGTCCATCCGATCGAGGTACTGCGCGCGCATCTGGCGCTGCTCGATCACGCCGGTCACCTCGAGCATGCGGTCGGCAAGCGTCGACTTGCCGTGGTCGATGTGCGCGATGATGCAGAAGTTGCGGATCAGCGCGGGATCGGTGTAATCGGCGGTCACGAAGTTCCTTCAGCGGCGGACGGGGTCATCCCATTCTGCCGCATCCCGCGCCCGGCCGCGGCCCGGGCTACTGCGGGCGCAGCCCCGTGTGGTGCGCGGCGAACGCCAGCAGGTCCGCCCACTCGGCGGCCACCATGGCTCGCGGCTTCCCCGCGCCGTGCCCCGTGTGCGTCTCGATGCGCGCCAGGACCGGCTCGGGACCGCCCTGGGCGTGCTGCAGCGCCGCGGTGAACTTGTAGCTGTGCGCCGGGACCACCCGGTCGTCGTGGTCGCCGGTGAGCACGAGCGTCGCCGGGTAGTGCGTTCCCTCGCGCACGTTGTGCAGCGGGGAGTAGGACAGCAGGACCGGGGCCATCGCGGGATCCTCCGGCGAGCCGTAGTCGCTGGTCCAGCTGTCGCCCACGGTGAAAAGGTGGAAGCGCAGCATGTCCAGCACGCCGACCATCGGGAGCGCGACCGCGGCGAGGTCGGGGCGCTGCGTCATCACCGCGCCGACGAGCAGCCCACCGTTGCTGCGCCCGTGCAGCGCCAGCTGCGCGGACGTCGTCACCCGGCGCGCGACGAGGTCCTCGGCCACCGCGATGAAGTCGTCGAAGACGTTCTGCTTGTGCGCCTGGCAACCGGCGACGTGCCACGCGGCGCCGTACTCGCCGCCGCCGCGGAGGTTGGCCAGCACCACCAGGCCGCCGGCCTCGAGCCAGGCCGGCCAGCCGGGACGGAACTCGGCCAGCATCGGGACGTTGAACCCGCCGTACCCGTACAGGATCGTCGGCCGCGGCGTCGACAGGTCGAGGTCGTCGCGGTACAGGATGCTGTAGGACACCGCCGTCCCGTCCGCCGACCGGGTGGTCTCGCGGCGCGCCTTGACCTTCGGCGGCTGCCACAGCGGCTGCTTGCGGCCGGGGACCGCGCGCACGGCGGTGCGCAGCTTGACGATGTCGAAGGACTCGAGGTCCACCCGGAAGGACTTCAGCGGGGTGATGGCCGAGGTCATGCCGACGAACAGCTCGGTGTCCTCGCTGCGCCCGTTCAGGGCGACGACGGCGGCGCCGGCCATCGGGATCGCCGAGGAGCTGCGACCGTCCAGCGCGTACCGGTGCAGCACCGGCATGGCGTCCTCGAGGTGCACCGTCACGAGCGCGCCGCCGGCGGAGGTGACCGACTCCAGGATGCCGTCGTGCTCTCCGATCACCGTCTCCATCGTCGTCACGCCCGCGGCGATCGGCACCCGCACGAGCCGGTAGCGCGGGGCGTCGCGGTCGGTGCGCACCAGCATGGTGTCGTCGATGACCCGGACCGAGTCGTAGCGCGCGTCGGCCTCGTCGAACATCCGCACCGGCTCGCCGACGACAGTCCGCTCCCCCGTCCGCAAGGGATAGGCCCACAGCCGGTTGTTGGCGCTCGTGCCGTCGTGGATCTCCACGATCAGCCAGCGGCCGTCCCACGACACCTCCGGGAGCGCCAGGATCCGGCAGTCCCCCTCGCTGTCGAAGACGACCTCGTCGTCCGCCTGCGGGGTGCCCAGCCGGTGCACCTTGAGCACGCCGCCGGGCTGTCGGCCGCAGTCGGTGCCGTCGGTGACCCGGTCCGAGGGGTAGTGCAGGTAGACCAGCGAGGCGTTGTCGGGCAGCCAGGTCGGGGCGCCGAACTTGCTCTGCGTCAGCTCGTCGTCGAGGTCGCGCTTCTCGTCGATGTCGCGCACTCGGATGGTCTGCCAGTCGCTGCCGCCTTCGCTGAGCGCGTAGGCGAAGTAGCGGGCATTCTCGGAGACCCCGGTCCGCGTGACGTACCTGTTCCCCGACTCGTCCAGCCGGTTGGGATCGACGAGGACCCGGCCGCCGGCCTCGAGCTTCTCGAGCGTGGGCGCCCAGCACCAGACGTCCTGTGCCTGCGTCCCGTCGTTGCGGCTCACGAAGTACCGGCCGCCTTTGCGGTACGGCGTCCCCGACCGCGGGCGGCTCATCAGCGCCGACAGCCGGCGCTCGAACCAGGCACGCTCGGGCAGGTCGCGCAGGTACGCGGCACTGAGCTCGTTCTGCGCGCTTATCCAGTCGCGCGTCTGCGCGGAGGCCGGCTCCTCGAGCCAGCGGTACGGATCGGCGACGAGCCGGCCCTGGACCTCGCTCGTGGTGTCGCCGCGATGCGCCTGTGGGTAGTGCATGGTTCAGATGTACCAGGTCCGCGCGCGCCGCGGGCGGTCGCCGGGTCGGTCGACCAGCACAATGTGGCGTGCGCCGCTGTCGTTGTGCTGACCCCGGTCTGCTTGGTATTCTGTACCTTCGTGTGCGCCGAGATCTGTCGCACCGCCGACGCCCCGCTTCGGCAGATC
Above is a window of Cumulibacter manganitolerans DNA encoding:
- the lepA gene encoding translation elongation factor 4, which codes for MTADYTDPALIRNFCIIAHIDHGKSTLADRMLEVTGVIEQRQMRAQYLDRMDIERERGITIKAQNVRLPWPGADRRGYTLHMIDTPGHVDFTYEVSRSLAACEGAVLLVDAAQGIEAQTLANLYLAMENDLTIIPVLNKIDLPAAQPERYAAEIAGIIGCDPDSILRVSGKTGVGVPELLDRIVEEIPAPVGDPDAPARAMIFDSVYDIYRGVITYVRVVDGRISARERIKMMSTGATHELLELGVISPEPTPVKTLGVGEVGYLITGVKDVRQSRVGDTVTLSAKPATEAIGGYRDPKPMVYSGLYPIDGSDYPLLRDALDKLRLNDAALTYEPETSTALGFGFRCGFLGLLHLEIVRERLEREFNLSLISTAPNVIYDVTLDDGSEMVVTNPSDWPVGKVAEIREPMVKCTIIAPTDYTGAIMELCQARRGQMQGMDYLSETRVELRYLLPLGEIIFDFFDALKSRTRGYASLDYEEAGDQVADLVKVDILLQGEQVDAFSAIVHKDKAYSYGVMMTGKLRELIPRQQYEVPIQAAVGSRVIARETIRAIRKDVLAKCYGGDISRKRKLLEKQKEGKKRMKMVGRVEVPQEAFIAALSTDEPAAAKSK
- a CDS encoding NUDIX hydrolase — its product is MSAAPPTRCAGCGRELYVNASPAVGTVLVRDGSFLAIKRAREPWRGYWDIPGGFCDSGEHPEEAAVREIREETGIDVQIVGLAGIYLDVYPFQGDVISILNLYYAATAPEDAEPRLVDAEASEVAWLPISDHPPLAFEHEEQALADAVRLLSRSAGQPDTLSGGGFTRSSQRLLFLAALRVPR
- a CDS encoding prolyl oligopeptidase family serine peptidase — its product is MHYPQAHRGDTTSEVQGRLVADPYRWLEEPASAQTRDWISAQNELSAAYLRDLPERAWFERRLSALMSRPRSGTPYRKGGRYFVSRNDGTQAQDVWCWAPTLEKLEAGGRVLVDPNRLDESGNRYVTRTGVSENARYFAYALSEGGSDWQTIRVRDIDEKRDLDDELTQSKFGAPTWLPDNASLVYLHYPSDRVTDGTDCGRQPGGVLKVHRLGTPQADDEVVFDSEGDCRILALPEVSWDGRWLIVEIHDGTSANNRLWAYPLRTGERTVVGEPVRMFDEADARYDSVRVIDDTMLVRTDRDAPRYRLVRVPIAAGVTTMETVIGEHDGILESVTSAGGALVTVHLEDAMPVLHRYALDGRSSSAIPMAGAAVVALNGRSEDTELFVGMTSAITPLKSFRVDLESFDIVKLRTAVRAVPGRKQPLWQPPKVKARRETTRSADGTAVSYSILYRDDLDLSTPRPTILYGYGGFNVPMLAEFRPGWPAWLEAGGLVVLANLRGGGEYGAAWHVAGCQAHKQNVFDDFIAVAEDLVARRVTTSAQLALHGRSNGGLLVGAVMTQRPDLAAVALPMVGVLDMLRFHLFTVGDSWTSDYGSPEDPAMAPVLLSYSPLHNVREGTHYPATLVLTGDHDDRVVPAHSYKFTAALQHAQGGPEPVLARIETHTGHGAGKPRAMVAAEWADLLAFAAHHTGLRPQ